CCCGGTGCCGTCGGACTCGAAGCCGCCGTTGGTGAGCGTGGAAGCGGCGGAGGCCGAGGTGGCGGGCACGGTGGTGAGCGCCAGTCCCGCGAACAGGGGTATGAGCAGGGCCCTGAGGGCACGTCTCGCGTGGAACATCGTCGTCCCTTCGACGAAGGTGGGGAGCCGGGTGGTGCGGTGCTGTGGCGGCGCCCCGCCCGAAGGCCGTGGGCGGGGCGCCGCCGGACCGACCGGATGTCCCCAGAGATCCGGTCGGGGTCGGGGATGGCCCGGGGCCGAGGAAGAGCCCCGGGCGGGGAGCGGCGGCGGTCACCCCGTACGGCTCGGTGACCGGTCGCCGCCCACAGTTGCTGGTCAGGTGTCGAGTCGTACGACCCTGACGGCACCGGCGGGCACGCCCAGGTGGCCCGCCGCTCGTTCGCCGGTCAACAACTCCGTGCCGGCCGTGTCCAGCGGCACCTTCGTGTCGACCGCGGTGTGGTTGATCGCGAAGAGGAAGTCGCCCGACTCGCCCGCTCGGCGCACCACTTCGACGTCGCGCGGCAGGTCGGCGCGGGGGGCGATGCCCGCGTCGTCGGCGGCCCAGCCGAGGAGGGCGTCGAGGCCGTGCGCGTCGAGGCGGGTCGACACGTACCAGGCGGAGCCCTCGCCGAGCCGGTGCCGGGTGACGGCGGGCCGGTCGGCGGCGAGTCCGTCGGCGTAGGTCCACACGGGCTCGGCGCCGCGCGTCACCACGAACTCGGTCCACACGTCACCGGTGAGTTCGGAGCCGTCGGGGCCGGTGATGCGGACGCTCTCCCCGCCAAGCAGCGGTGAGAACTCCTCGACGGTCAGGCCCAGTACGTCCCGCAGGGCTCCGGGGTAGGGGCCTTCGTGGACGGCGTCGTGCTCGTCGACGATGCCGGAGAAGTAGGAGACGACGAGGGTGCCGCCGTTCTCGACGTACGCCTTGAGGTTGTCCCCGGCGGCTTCGGTCATCAGGTACAGCGCGGGGACGACGACAAGGGGATAGGCCGACAAGTCGGCTTCCGGGTGGGCGAAGTCGACGGTGAGGTGGCGGTCGTAGAGGGCCTCGTAGAAGGCGTCGGCGCGTTCGCGGGCCTCGTGGTCCTCGCTGGGGCGCCAGGCGAGGTTCTGCGCCCACCAGGAGTGCCAGTCCCAGAGGACGGCCACGTCGGCGACGGTCCGGGAGCCGCGGATCTGGCTGAGGGAGTCCAGGGACGCGCCCAGTTCGACGACCTCGCGCCACACGCGTGACTCGGTGCCGGCCTGCGGCAGCATCGCGGAGTGGAACTTCTCGGCGCCGCGCCGGGACTGCCGCCACTGGAAGAACATGGCGCCCTCCGAGCCGCGCGCCACGTGGGCGAGGGAGTTGCGGGCCATCTGGCCGGGGGCCTTGGCGGGGTTGCGGGCCTGCCAGTTGATGCCCGAGGTGGAGTGCTCCAGGAGCAGCCAGGGGGCGCCGGCGCCGACCGAGCGGGTGAGGTCGGCGGCCATGGCGAGGTTGACGTGGGTGCGGCGGCCGTCGGTGATCAGGTAGTGGTCGTTGGTGACGAGGTCGACCTCGCGGCCCCAGGCCCAGTAGTCCATGGAGTCGCACTGGCTGAGCGCGGTCATGAAGTTGGTGGTGACCGGGATGCCGGGGGCGAGGCGGTGCAGGATGTCCCGCTCGGCGACGAAGTTCTCGCGGATGGTCTCGTCGGCGAACCGCTTGTAGTCGAGTGCCTGGCCCGGGTTGCCGACCGTGGGGGTCACGCGGGGTGGGTTGATCTGCGCGAAGTCGGTGTAGTGCTGGCCCCAGAAGGCGGTGCCCCAGGCCTCGTTGAGCGCCGCGACGTCGCCGTAGGTCCGCTCCAGCCAGCGGCGGAAGTGCGCGGCGCAGGAGTCGCAGTAGCAGGCGGAGACGGGGACGCCGTACTCGTTGTGGACGTGCCACAGGGCGAGCGCCGGGTGGTCGGCGTAGCGCTCGGCGAGCTTCGTGGTGATGTTCGCGGCGGCGGCCCGGTAGTCGGTGTTGCTGTGGCAGATGGCGCCGCGCGAGCCGAACTCGTAGCGGGTGCCGTCGGCGGCGACGGGCAGGGCCTCGGGGTGCTCGCGGTAGAACCAGACCGGCGGGACGACCGTGGGGGTGCCGAGGTCGACGCGGATGCCGTTCTCGTGGAGCAGGTCGAGCAGGCGGTCGAGCCATCCGAAGTCGTAGACACCTCGTGAGGTCTCCAGCAGGGCCCAGGAGAAGATGCCGACACTCACCATCGTGACGCCGGCCTCGCGCATCAGCCGGACGTCCTCGTGCCAGACGGTTTCCGGCCACTGCTCGGGGTTGTAGTCCCCACCGAAGGCGAGCCTGGTCAGGCCCGTGGGGGTGGTCTCCGGCATGGATCTCTCCCGTTTGGTCGATCATTTGGGAACGTTCACACACTGCGGCGGCGGTGCGAGCCCAACATAACCGCACAGCAACAACCATTGACAAGTGTCCGGGATGTTTCTCTACTGTGAACGCTCACAGACGCACTGGCTGTGAACGCTCACAGCAGCATGGCATGGTCTTCGCAGCAGGCGAGGACCCAGGTCAGGGGAGAACGATCCATGCCCAACATCACGAAGCACCGGCGCTTTGTGGCCACCGCCGTCGCCGTCACGCTCGGCGCCACCACGCTCGCCGCCTGCGGCGGGTCCGACGACGAGAGCGAGACCCAGTCGGGGCCGGCGAAGCTCACGTACTGGACCTGGACGCCGGGCATGGACAAGGTCGTGGACCTGTGGAACAAGGGTCCCGGCAAGGAGCAGCAGATCACCGTCACGGTGAAGAAGCAGGCCTCCGGCGACACCCTGGTCACCAAGATCCTCACCGCGCACAAGGCGGGCAAGGGCCCGGACCTGGTGCAGGCCGAGTACCAGGCGCTGCCGACCCTGGTCAGCAATGACGCGGTCGCCGACATCGCGGGCGAGGCGGGCGACGCGAAGGACAAGTTCGCGGACGGTGTCTGGCAGCAGACCACGCTGGGCTCGGACGCCGTGTACGCGATACCGCAGGACATCGGGCCGATGATGTTCTACTACCGCGAGGACCTCTTCAAGAAGTACGACCTCGAAGTCCCCAAGACCTGGGACGAGTTCGCCGAGACCGCGCGCAAGCTGAAGAAGGCGGACGCGGACGTCGACCTCACCACCTTCTCCGCCAACGACTCCGGTCTCTTCGCCGGTCTCGCCCAGCAGGCGGGCGCCCGGTGGTGGACCACCGAGGGCCAGAAGTGGAAGGTCGGCATCGACGACACCGCGACGCAGCGGGTCGCCGACTTCTGGGGCGGCCTGGTCAAGGAGGGCGCCATCGACAACCAGCCGATGTACACGCCGGCCTGGAACAAGGCGCTCAACACCGGCAAGCAGATCGCCTGGGTCAGCGCCGTGTGGGCGCCGGGCACGCTGACCACGGCCGCGCCCGACACCCAGGGCAAGTGGAAGGTGGCGCCGCTGCCGCAGTGGTCGGCCTCCGAGAACACCACCGGCAGCTGGGGCGGCTCCTCGACGGCCGTCACCACGGACTCCAAGAACAAGGGTGCCGCCGCGAAGTTCGCCACCTGGCTGAACACGGACCCCGAGGCGCTGACCGCGCTGGCGAAGGAGGGCGGCATCTACCCCGCCGCCACCACCGCGCAGACCAGTGACGCGTTCGCCGAGCCGCCGGCCTTCTTCTCCAACCAGGCCGACTTCTACACCGTGGCCTCCGAGGTCGCGAAGACGACCGCGCCCTCCGCGTGGGGCCCGAACGTGAACGTCGCGTACACCACCTTCAAGGACGCGTTCGGCGCCGCCGCGAAGAACAAGTCGGACTTCGGCGCCGCCCTGAAGACGATGCAGGACGACACGGTCGCCGACATGAAGAAGCAGGGCTTCGAGGTCGCGGAGTGACCAGCGCACGCCGGAGGTCGTACGGGGTCAAGGGGGCCCCGTACGCCTTCCTCCTCCCCGCGACGATCCTGTTCGCTCTCTTCTTCGCGCTCCCGATCGGCTACGCCGTCTGGCTCAGCCTGCACAAGGTGCAGGTCAAGGGCCTCGGCCTCGGCTCGGGCGCGCGCAGCGAGGTGTGGGCGGGCCTGGAGAACTACACCGGCGCGCTGACCGACCCCGAGCTGATCGACGGCGCCCTGCGCGTCCTCGGCTACGGCGCGATCGTGGTCCCGGTCATGCTCGGTCTGGCCCTGGTCTTCGCCCTGATGCTGGACAGCGACAAGGTGCGCCTGGCCCCGTTCACGCGGCTGGCGATCTTCCTGCCGTACGCCGTCCCGGGCGTCGTGGCGGCCCTGCTCTGGGGCTTCCTCTACCTCCCGGACGTCAGCCCCTTCTACTTCGTGCTGGAGAAGCTGGGGCTGCCGCAGCCGGACCTGCTGGACGGCGGCGGTCTGTACGCGGCGCTGTCGAACATCGCGGTGTGGGGTGGCACCGGCTTCAACATGATCGTCATCTACACCTCGCTCCAGTCGATCCCCGCCGAGGTGTACGAGGCGGCCAAGCTGGACGGCGCGACGCCGCTCCAGATCGCGCTGCGGATCAAGATCCCGATGGTGGCGCCGTCGCTGGTGCTGACCTTCTTCTTCTCGATCATCGCCACGCTCCAGGTGTTCAGCGAGCCCACCACCCTCAAGCCCCTCACCAACTCGGTCTCCACTACGTGGAGTCCGCTGATGAAGGTGCACCGGGACGCGTTCGGCGAGGGCGACATCTACGCGGCGGCCGCCGGCGCGGTGATCATCGCCGTGGCCACCCTGGTCCTCTCCTTCGGCTTCCTGAGGGCCGCGAACTCCCGTCAGAAGCAGGAGGCAGCACGATGAGTTCTCTTGCCGTACGCAAGGCCGCCCCGGCGGCCGGCACCACGCCCGGCACCGCCCAGGGCCCGCCGCTGCGCCGCCGCATCGCCCTCGTCCCGACGCTCACCCTGCTGCTGGGCGCGATCTACTGCCTGCTGCCCGTGGCCTGGGTGCTGATCGCGGCCACCAAGTCGGGCAGCGAGCTGTTCTCCACCTTCACCTTCCTGCCGGGCACCGGGTTCGCGGACAACCTGTCCGACCTCAACGCCTACCGGGACGGCGTCTACTGGCAGTGGATGGGCAACTCCGCGCTGTACGCGGGCCTCGGCGCCGTCCTCTCGACGGCCGTCTCCGCGATCAGCGGCTACGCGCTGGCGATCTACCGCTTCAAGGGCCGCGAGGCCGTCTTCAACGTGCTGATGGCGGGCGTGCTGATGCCGCCGGTGATCCTGGCGATCCCGCAGTACCTGCTGATGGCCAAGGCGGACCTGGCGGACAGCTACTGGTCGGTGCTGCTGCCGCTGGTCCTCTCCCCGTACGGCGTGTACCTGGCCCGGATCTACGCCGCTGCCGCCGTCCCCGCCGACGTGGTGGAGGCCGGGCGGATGGACGGGGCGAGCGAGTGGCGGATCTTCACCCGGATCGCGCTGCCGATGATGGTGCCGGGGCTGGTGACGGTCTTCCTGTTCCAGTTCGTGGCGGTCTGGAACAACTTCCTGCTGCCGTACATCATGCTCAGCGACGACGAGAAGTTCCCGATCACCCTCGGCCTGTTCACGCTCCTCGAACAGGGCTCCAACACGCCGGCGCTCTACACGCTGGTGATCACGGGCGCGCTGCTCGCGGTGATCCCGCTGATCGCGCTGTTCCTGGTCATCCAGCGGTTCTGGAGCCTCGATCTGCTCTCCGGAGCCGTAAAGTCATGACCATGAGCAACACGGGGGGCAGGCGCAAACCGCCGACCATTCACGACGTGGCGCGCGAGGCGGGAGTCTCCAGGGGAACCGTCTCACGCGTGCTCAACGGCGGTCACTACGTCAGCCCGACGGCAGCCGAGGCGGTCAACGCCGCGATCCGCAAAACGGGTTACGTCGTGAACCGGCACGCCCGCTCGCTGATCACCGGGCGTTCCGACTCCATCGGCTTCCTGCTGACGGAACCGCAGGAGAAGCTCTTCGAGGACCCCAACTTCAATGTCCTGCTGCGGTGTTGCACCCAGGCGCTGGCCGCGCACGACATCCCGCTGCTGCTGATGGTGGCGGGTACGGAGGACGAGCGGCGCCGGATCACGCGGTACATCACGGCGGGCCACGTCGACGGGGTGCTGGTGGTCTCCAGTCACTCCGCGGACCCGGTCGCCCAGGAGCTGCGCGAGGCGGGCATCCCCCTCGTCCAGTGCGGCAAGCCCATGACGCCCGGCTCCAAGGTGAGTTACGTGGCGGCGGACGACCGCGACGGCGCCCGTGACATGGTGCGCCACCTGCTGTCGCTGGGCCGCCGCCGGATCGGTGTGGTGACCGGCCCGCTGGACTCGCCCGGCGGTGTCGACCGCCTCGCCGGCTACAAGGAGGTGCTCACCGAGGCGGGCGTCGAAATCGACGAGCGGCTCATCGCCTCCGGCGACTACAGCCGGGCCAGTGGCGAGGCGGGCACCGACCTCCTGCTGGAGCGGGCCCCCGACATGGACGCCGTGTTCGTGGCGTCCGACCTGATGGCGCAGGGCGCCCTCGCGGCGCTGCGCCGGGCGGGCCGCCGGGTCCCCGAGGACGTGTCCGTGGGCGGCTTCGACGACTCGGCGGCGGCGACGGAGTCCGTCCCCGCCCTCACCACCATCCGCCAGCCCTACGACCGGATCAGCAACGAGATGGTGCGGGTCCTGCTGGCACAGATCGGCGGCGAGGCCCCGGCCGCGGTGATCCTGCCGACGGAGCTGGTGCGGCGGGAGTCGACCTGAGGCCGAGGCGCGTCCGGGCCCGTGCCGCGTCAGACGCCCTGAAGCCGGAGCCCGTCCGGGGTCCGGGCCGTGTCAGTGGTGCATGGGCTCCCGGTCGGACGTCCGTGTCTCCTCGGGGCCCCGGGTGCCCGGGTCACCGAGCCGACGGGCCCGACCCCGCTCGGCGCCTGGCTGCTCCCTTGATCCGCTTCCGGGCGCACGCGCTCGGCAGTGGCACCCGGTAAGGGCCCGGGGCACCCGGTCATCACCCGAACGGTCGTCCGAAGATCGCCCGCCACCGGGGTCGGAACGCCGAAGCGGGGTACTCGACGGGCACCGGCCCCGGATCCGGTTGGACACTGGAGTGGGGCCGGGGTGTGCCGACGGACGAGATCAGGACACGACTGCCATGAACTGCGACAGCGATCACCGGGACGCCGAGAACGTCGTCTCCAGCCATTCCGTCTTCGGCGCGCCCTGCTGGGTGAGCCTCACCAGCCGGGACCTGCCGGCCACGGAGGACTTCTACGCCGCCGTGCTGGGCTGGCGATGGCGTACCGCCAAGCTCGGCGACCACTTCCGCATCGCGCTGGCCGACGGTGTGCCGGTCGCCGGGATCGCCGGGGTGGCCTCGCTGTGGCAGATGGCGGTGGCCTGGACCCCGTACTTCGCCGTGTCGGACGCCGACGCGGCCGCCTCCCGGGCCAGGGAGCGCGGCGGCACGGTCGCGGTCGGCCCCCTGTCCTTCCCGCCCGGCCGTGCCGCCCTGCTGGCGGACCGGCACGGCGCCTCCTTCGGGATCTGGGAGGGCGCGCTCTTCACGGACTGGGAGACCTGGCGCAAGGCCGCACCGGCCTTCATCCGGCTGCACACCCGGGACGCCTTCGACGCGGCGATCTTCTACGGCGAGGTCCTGGAGTGGGCCACCGAGAAGCCCGGCTGCTGCGAGGTGCACTACGAGGCGAACGAGGTCGTCCTGCGCAGCGAGGGCGAGGTGGTGGCCCGGATCACCTCCGGCGCGCTGGAGGCCGCGCCCGATCCCACGATCCGCCCGCACTGGCAGGTGCACTTCTCCGTCTCCGACGTGGCCGCCCGGGTCGAGGCCGCCCAGCACCACGGCGGCACGATCCTCACCGAGACCGCGCACGAGGCGGTGCTCCGCGACCCCGACGGCGCCCAGTTCACGATCACGTCCCGCAGCGGACGCTGACGCCGCCCCGGCCGGGATCAGCCGGCCCGGGAGGGTCGTGACAGCAGCATCAGCCCCCGCGCCTCGACGGTGATCTCGGCGCCCGCCTTGTACTCGGCCTCGTCCGGGACGCCGTCGGGCTCCGCGGTCGTGTCGACCCGGGTCGCCCAGCGCTCGCCGTACGCGGTGCCGGGCAGCCGGAAGACCCGCGGCTCCCAGTGGCTGTTCAGCAGGAGCAGGAAGGAGTCGTCGACGACGGGGCCGCCGCGGGGGTCACGTTCGGCGATGGCGTCGCCGTTGAGGAACACGGCCATGGCGTGGGCGTCGGAGCGGTCCCAGTCGGCGTCGGTCATCTCGCGTGCGTCCGGCCGCAGCCACACCAGGTCGGGCAGCGGCTGGTCCGCGCGGGTCGGTGTGTCGCCCCGGAAGAAGCGGCGGCGGCGCAGCACCGGATGGGCGGCGCGCAGGGCGATGAGGTCGCGGGTGAAGGCGAGCAGCGCGCGCCGTTCGTCGTCGAGCCGCCAGTCGAGCCACGAGACCTCGTTGTCCTGGCAGTAGGCGTTGTTGTTGCCCCGCTGGGTGCGGCCCGACTCGTCGCCGTGGCCGATCATCGGGATGCCCTGGGAGAGCAGCAGGGTGGCCAGCAGATTGCGTTGCTGTCGGGCGCGCAGGGCGAGGACGCGCCGGTCCCTGGTGGCTCCTTCGACTCCGCAGTTCCAGGAGCGGTTGACGCTCTCGCCGTCCTGGTTGCCCTCGCCGTTGGCCTCGTTGTGCTTGTCGTCGTAGGAGACCAGGTCGCGCAGGGTGAAACCGTCGTGCGCGGTGACGAAGTTGACGCTCGCGCGGGGGCGGCGCCGGCTGTGCTCGTAGAGGTCGGCGGAGCCGGTCAGCCGGGACGCGAACTCGCCGAGCATATGGGGACGGCCACGCCAGAAGTCCCGTACGGCGTCACGGTACTTGCCGTTCCACTCGGACCACAGTGGGGGGAAGTTGCCGACCTGGTAGCCGCCCTCGCCGACGTCCCAGGGTTCGGCGATGAGTTTGACCCTGCTGATGACCGGGTCCTGCTGGATCAGGTCGAAGAACGCCGAGAGCCGGTCCACCTCGTGGAACTGACGGGCCAGGGTGGCGGCCAGGTCGAAGCGGAATCCGTCGACATGCATCTCGGTGACCCAGTACCGCAGCGAGTCCATGATCAGTTGCAGGACGTACGGGTGCCGCATCAGGAGGCTGTTCCCGGTGCCGGTGGTGTCGTAGTAGTGCGCCCAGTCGCCGTCCACCAGGCGGTAGTAGGAGCTGTTGTCGATGCCCCGGAAGGAGAGGGTGGGCCCCTTCTCGTTGCCCTCGGCGGTGTGGTTGTAGACCACGTCGAGGATCACTTCGAGGCCGGCCGCGTGCAGGGCCTTGACCATCGACTTGAACTCGGTGACCTGCTGGCCCCGGGTGCCGTGCGCGGCGTAGGCGTTGTGGGGCGCGAAGTAGCCGATGGTGTTGTAGCCCCAGTAGTTGGCGAGCCCCCGGTCCTGGAGGACGCCGTCCTGCACGAACTGGTGGACCGGCATCAGCTCGATCGCGGTCACGCCCAGCGAGGTGAGGTGTTCGACGACGGCGGGGTGCGCCAACCCGGCGTAGGTGCCGCGCAGTTCGGGGGGAACGTCGGGGTGGGTGCGGGTGAGGCCGCGGACGTGCGCCTCGTAGATGACGGTGTCGGCGTAGGGACGTCGGGGCGGGCGGTCGTCCCCCCAGTCGAAGAACGGGTCGGTGACGACGCCGAGCATGGTGTGCCCGGCGCTGTCGGCGCCCGGTTCGCGGAGCGAGGGGTGGTTGTCCACCTGCCCGTCGACGGCCGTGGTGTACGGGTCGAGGAGCAGTTTCGCCGGATCGCAGCGGTGGCCCGCGGCGGGGTCCCAGGGGCCGTGCACCCGGTAGCCGTAGCGCTGCCCGGGGCCGACGCCGGGGAGCCGGCCGTGCCAGACGAACCCGTCGACCTCGGTGAGCGGGACGGCGCGATGGCGGCCCGTGTCGTCGACGAGGACGAGGTCGACGCGGTCGGCGACCTCGCTGAAGAGCGCGAAGTTGGTGCCGGTGCCGTCGTAGGAGGCACCGAGCGGGTAGGGGTGCCCGCTCCACACGGGCACCCCTTCGCGGTCGGGACGTACGGTCACCGCGTGCCTGCGGAGGTGTCCGAGGCCTCGCCGCCGGGAGCGCCGGCGAGCGCCGCGACGGGCATCTCGCGGGGCACCTGGAGCATTTCGGGCAGGGCCGGTTCGGGCGCCGTGGGCACCAGGGGCACGCTCTGGTCGACGGGTGCCCGCTGGGTGAACCAGATGACGGTGCTGCCGGTGTCCGTGGAGCAGCAGCCCCAGCCGTCGCTGAGCGCGGCGATACGGGTCAGGCAGGGGCGCAACTCCCGGTCCGGGCGCAGCTCTCGGTCGTTCTCGGCCACCGCCGAGATGAGGTGGTGACCGTTCCACCACATCTCGATCGACGTGTTCTTGTCCGTCGCGTGCTCCTCGATGGCGTGCAGAAGGAGTTCGGCGCTGTGGCAGACGGGCTTGACGAGGGTTTCCAGGTCCCAGAACCGGAGGTGAGCGGCCAGGATGCGGCTGGCCTGTCCGACCCGTTCCGGACTGACTTCCACGTCGAGGTGGTAGTAGCGAGGCACTGCGGTCTTCATCGTCGTTGGCTCCTCACCGGCGAAGCCCCGCCTCGTGTGCACGAAGCGTGAGCACCGATCACTTCTGAGTCAGCTCCAGAGTGGGAGGGCTACGCCATTCGTGCAACACGAGCGACTCCCGAGGTGGTTGAAGAACCAACAAGACGCCCGGTGGTTGCGCGTGCACCATGAGTGAAGGCATCGGCTCCCGTGAGGCGCCGGTGCTCCTCCGTGCACGACCTCCCCCGGGAAGCGTGCTCCGCCGAGAGTGCCGGGAGGGACCAGCACATGCTGCTGCCCGCCAAGAACGAGGTGGCCAGACATCTGCGGCGCTACCGCACCTGGGAACGCGTGATGCTCGCGTCCCCGACCGACCGCGCGGCCCGGGACAGTTTCGAGGACTCGGGCTACACGCTGTGCGTGCTGATGGGCAAACGCTGCGCCCGCGAGGCCGTGGCGGCCGCCGAACGCTATCTGCGGACGAGCCTGCCCGCCTATCTCCAGGAGCAGGGCGACCGTCCCCAGCAGGAACCCACCGGCAAGACCGGTAAGGACCGGACCCGTAAGGGGGCCGGCAAGACCCGGACCGGCGAGAGCCGTTCCACCAGAGGTGGTCCGCCGTCCGGTCGGCGTTCCACGGCAGGGCTGTAGAGCCCGTAGACACCCGTTCGGCCCAGCGCCGATCCCCGAGCACGGCGGAGGTGAGACCCATGAGCCCGACTCCGGCCCCGACCGTCGGCCGCGTCCCCGTCAGGGATGTCCGCCCGCTCGTCGAGTGCGGCAGACGTCCCGCGAAGGCGGTCGTCGGCGAGACCTTCGAGGTCACCGCGACGCTGTTCCGCGAGGGGCACGGTGTGGTGGCCGCCAATGTCGTGCTCAAGGATCCGGAGGGCCGTCCGGCCCCATGGACCCCGATGCGCGAACTGGCTCCCGGCACCGACCGCTGGGGCGCCTGGGTCACCCCCACCTCCGAGGGCCGCTGGACGTACCGCGTCGAGGCCTGGAGCGATCCCGTCGCCACCTGGCGTCACACCGCCCGGATCAAGGTCCCGGCCGGCATCGACACGGGGCTCGTCCTGGAGGAGGGTGCCGAACTTTTCGCCCGGGCCGCCGCCGGGGTGCCGGAGGCGGATCTGCACGCGGTTCTGGTGACGGTGGTCCGGAAGCTCCGGGACGACACCCTGTCGGCCGCCGACCGGCTGGCGGTGGCGTTGGCGCCGGAGGTCGAGGAGGTCCTGACCCGCCATCCCCTGCGGGAGCTGGTCACCTCCTCCGAGCCGCTGCCCCTGCTGGTGGAACGCGAACGGGCCCTGTTCGGCTCCTGGTACGAGTTCTTCCCCCGCTCCGAGGGCACCCCCGAGCAGCCCCACGGAACCTTCCGCACCGCCGCCCGCCGCCTGCCGGCCATCGCCGCCATGGGCTTCGACGTCGTCTACCTCCCCCCGATCCACCCCATCGGGACCACCTTCCGCAAGGGCCGCAACAACACCCTCTCCCCGACACCGGACGACGTGGGCGTGCCCTGGGCGATCGGCTCCCCCGAGGGCGGCCACGACTCCGTCCACCCGGATCTGGGCACGATCGACGACTTCGACTTCTTCGTCGCCGAGGCCCGCGCCCACGGCCTGGAGATCGCCCTCGACTTCGCCCTGCAGTGCTCCCCCGACCACCCCTGGGTGCACAAACACCCCGAGTGGTTCCACCACCGCCCCGACGGCACCATCGCCTACGCCGAGAACCCGCCCAAGAAGTACCAGGACATCTACCCCATCGCCTTCGACGCCGACCTGCCCGGCCTGATCGCCGAGACCACCCGCGTCCTGCGCCACTGGATGGACCACGGCGTACGGATCTTCCGCGTCGACAACCCCCACACCAAACCGGTGTTCTTCTGGGAACAGGTCATCGCCGACATCAACGCGACCGACCCCGACGTCATCTTCCTCGCCGAGGCCTTCACCCGCCCCGCGATGATGCACACCCTGGCCGCCACCGGCTTCCAGCAGTCCTACACCTACTTCACCTGGCGCACCACCAAAGCCGAACTCACCGACTACGCCACCGAACTCGCCGGTGAGGCAGCCGCCTACATGCGGCCCAACTTCTTCGTCAACACCCCCGACATCCTCCACGCCTTCCTCCAGGAAGGCGGCCGCCCCGCCTTCGAACTCCGCGCCGTCCTCGCCGCCACCCTCTCCCCCACCTGGGGCGTCTACTCCGGCTACGAACTCTGCGAGAACACCCCCCTCAAACCCGGCAGCGAGGAATACCTCGAC
This genomic stretch from Streptomyces deccanensis harbors:
- a CDS encoding carbohydrate ABC transporter permease; the encoded protein is MSSLAVRKAAPAAGTTPGTAQGPPLRRRIALVPTLTLLLGAIYCLLPVAWVLIAATKSGSELFSTFTFLPGTGFADNLSDLNAYRDGVYWQWMGNSALYAGLGAVLSTAVSAISGYALAIYRFKGREAVFNVLMAGVLMPPVILAIPQYLLMAKADLADSYWSVLLPLVLSPYGVYLARIYAAAAVPADVVEAGRMDGASEWRIFTRIALPMMVPGLVTVFLFQFVAVWNNFLLPYIMLSDDEKFPITLGLFTLLEQGSNTPALYTLVITGALLAVIPLIALFLVIQRFWSLDLLSGAVKS
- a CDS encoding carbohydrate ABC transporter permease codes for the protein MTSARRRSYGVKGAPYAFLLPATILFALFFALPIGYAVWLSLHKVQVKGLGLGSGARSEVWAGLENYTGALTDPELIDGALRVLGYGAIVVPVMLGLALVFALMLDSDKVRLAPFTRLAIFLPYAVPGVVAALLWGFLYLPDVSPFYFVLEKLGLPQPDLLDGGGLYAALSNIAVWGGTGFNMIVIYTSLQSIPAEVYEAAKLDGATPLQIALRIKIPMVAPSLVLTFFFSIIATLQVFSEPTTLKPLTNSVSTTWSPLMKVHRDAFGEGDIYAAAAGAVIIAVATLVLSFGFLRAANSRQKQEAAR
- a CDS encoding VOC family protein, which codes for MNCDSDHRDAENVVSSHSVFGAPCWVSLTSRDLPATEDFYAAVLGWRWRTAKLGDHFRIALADGVPVAGIAGVASLWQMAVAWTPYFAVSDADAAASRARERGGTVAVGPLSFPPGRAALLADRHGASFGIWEGALFTDWETWRKAAPAFIRLHTRDAFDAAIFYGEVLEWATEKPGCCEVHYEANEVVLRSEGEVVARITSGALEAAPDPTIRPHWQVHFSVSDVAARVEAAQHHGGTILTETAHEAVLRDPDGAQFTITSRSGR
- a CDS encoding LacI family DNA-binding transcriptional regulator; translated protein: MTMSNTGGRRKPPTIHDVAREAGVSRGTVSRVLNGGHYVSPTAAEAVNAAIRKTGYVVNRHARSLITGRSDSIGFLLTEPQEKLFEDPNFNVLLRCCTQALAAHDIPLLLMVAGTEDERRRITRYITAGHVDGVLVVSSHSADPVAQELREAGIPLVQCGKPMTPGSKVSYVAADDRDGARDMVRHLLSLGRRRIGVVTGPLDSPGGVDRLAGYKEVLTEAGVEIDERLIASGDYSRASGEAGTDLLLERAPDMDAVFVASDLMAQGALAALRRAGRRVPEDVSVGGFDDSAAATESVPALTTIRQPYDRISNEMVRVLLAQIGGEAPAAVILPTELVRREST
- a CDS encoding beta-galactosidase — translated: MPETTPTGLTRLAFGGDYNPEQWPETVWHEDVRLMREAGVTMVSVGIFSWALLETSRGVYDFGWLDRLLDLLHENGIRVDLGTPTVVPPVWFYREHPEALPVAADGTRYEFGSRGAICHSNTDYRAAAANITTKLAERYADHPALALWHVHNEYGVPVSACYCDSCAAHFRRWLERTYGDVAALNEAWGTAFWGQHYTDFAQINPPRVTPTVGNPGQALDYKRFADETIRENFVAERDILHRLAPGIPVTTNFMTALSQCDSMDYWAWGREVDLVTNDHYLITDGRRTHVNLAMAADLTRSVGAGAPWLLLEHSTSGINWQARNPAKAPGQMARNSLAHVARGSEGAMFFQWRQSRRGAEKFHSAMLPQAGTESRVWREVVELGASLDSLSQIRGSRTVADVAVLWDWHSWWAQNLAWRPSEDHEARERADAFYEALYDRHLTVDFAHPEADLSAYPLVVVPALYLMTEAAGDNLKAYVENGGTLVVSYFSGIVDEHDAVHEGPYPGALRDVLGLTVEEFSPLLGGESVRITGPDGSELTGDVWTEFVVTRGAEPVWTYADGLAADRPAVTRHRLGEGSAWYVSTRLDAHGLDALLGWAADDAGIAPRADLPRDVEVVRRAGESGDFLFAINHTAVDTKVPLDTAGTELLTGERAAGHLGVPAGAVRVVRLDT
- a CDS encoding extracellular solute-binding protein, which produces MPNITKHRRFVATAVAVTLGATTLAACGGSDDESETQSGPAKLTYWTWTPGMDKVVDLWNKGPGKEQQITVTVKKQASGDTLVTKILTAHKAGKGPDLVQAEYQALPTLVSNDAVADIAGEAGDAKDKFADGVWQQTTLGSDAVYAIPQDIGPMMFYYREDLFKKYDLEVPKTWDEFAETARKLKKADADVDLTTFSANDSGLFAGLAQQAGARWWTTEGQKWKVGIDDTATQRVADFWGGLVKEGAIDNQPMYTPAWNKALNTGKQIAWVSAVWAPGTLTTAAPDTQGKWKVAPLPQWSASENTTGSWGGSSTAVTTDSKNKGAAAKFATWLNTDPEALTALAKEGGIYPAATTAQTSDAFAEPPAFFSNQADFYTVASEVAKTTAPSAWGPNVNVAYTTFKDAFGAAAKNKSDFGAALKTMQDDTVADMKKQGFEVAE